The Streptomyces vinaceus genome contains the following window.
GTGCCGAGGGCCGTCGGGCGTGCCAGGCCGGTGCTCCGTCGCGCTCCGCGCCGGGCCGGGCGGCCCGGTCGGTCCGTGGCGGCCCTGCCGGGTGCACGGACGGGACGGCCGGGACTGCCGCGCCTGACGGGATCTCGGGGGCCGCCGGGACGGCCGTGGCCGGGAGCCCGGGCTCGCCGGTCGGGACGGGCCGCGGGGACCGGAAGACCCGGCCGGGGGGCTCGGGATCGGGGCTGCCGGGGGCAGGCTCGGGATCCGAGGGTGCTGTGCGCTCCTCGTCCGTCCCGAGGATGCCGACCAGCAGGGCCACGTCCTGGACCGGGCGCCCGACGGCGGCCGCCCGCAGCGTCTGGTGGCCGTGGCCGGGGCTCTGGCCGGTCTCCTCCAGGAGGGTCACCAGTTCGGCCACTTCTTCCAGGGGCCGGCAGGTGCCCGCCGTCTCCAGCAGGGTGCGTATCGGCTCGGTGCTCGTCAGGGTCGCCGGGGTCGTCGTACCGGTGGGGTCGGGGTCGGGGAGCTCGCGGTGGCCGTCGTCCTGCGTCGCCGCGAGCGTGATGGGGTCGTTCATGGAAAGCTCCGTTCGCCGACGCGCGGGTCTACACATCGCACGCCGGTCAACGTGCGTCATGGGATGCGCACGCTCGGTCACCATTGACCGGCACCCGGCGCCGCTGCGCCATTCGGGGCGGGCAAACGGGGGAGCCGCCGCGCCGGCCGGTCACCGCGCGGGGCAGTTCGAGATGCGCACCCGCGGCCCTGCTGTTTCGCTGAATCGGGTCTCCTTACCCCCACACCCGAGGAGTGATCATGAGCGCAGGTGAATCCCGCGGCCGGGTCCGGCAGTTGCGCGACAAGGCGCAGGAACTGAACACGGCGGCCGAACGCTCCACCGACCCGGAGGAGCGCCGCCGCCTCCACGAGAAGGCCCGCCGGCTCCAGGAGCAGAGTGAGAAGGAAGACAAGATCGACGACCGGGGTATGGATCCCATGTAGCTCCGCGCCGGTCCACCCATCGGCCGGTCGCCCCGGGCACCGGCCGATGTCGTACGCCGGGCGGTACGACACCACGTCAGGAGGCGGCACATGAAGGCTACGGAGGCACTGGCCGATGCGTACGGGCGCATCCACGAGGTGGTGCACGAGGTGGTCGGGGGGCTCTCGGCCGAGGAGTTGAACGCGCGGATCGACCCGGAGGCGAACTCGATCGCCTGGCTGGTGTGGCACCTGACCCGGGTGCAGGACGACCACATGGCGGACGCCTCGGGCCTGGAGCAGGTCTGGACGGAGCAGGAATGGTTCGCCCGCTTCGCCCTGCCGCTGCCCGCCGAGGCCACCGGCTACGGGCACACGGCCAAACAGGTGGGCACGGTCCTGGTCGAGTCCGACGAGCTGCTGCTGGGGTACTTCGACGCCGTCCACGAGCGGACCACCGAGTTCGTCCGGGGGCTCTCCGCCACCGATCTGGACCGCGTGGTGGACACGGGCTGGGATCCGCCGGTCACCTTGGGGGTACGGCTGATCAGCATCCTCTCCGACGACCTCCAGCACGCCGGCCAGGCCGCGTACGTACGGGGCCTGGTACAGCGCCGCTAGCGACATCGCGGGTACGCCGAGCAGCGGGCGGGGAGGGGGCGGCGACGGAGGGGGAACAGACGACGAAAGGCGGTCGCCGGTGTCCCCTGAACGCTTCGCACGACACGGGAGCGCCCTGTGGTGCGTGCTCCTGCTGCTCGCCGCCGGGGCCGGACCCGCCTCTGCGACGGGCGCGGCTCCCGATGCGCGGCCCGTGGTGGACACCGACCGGGGACCGGTACGGGGCACGTCGCACGGCGATCACCGCACCTTCGAGGGGATCCCGTACGCGGCGCCGCCGACCGGCCCGCTGCGCTGGCGGCTTCCGCAGCCCGCCGCGCGCTGGACGGGCGTACGCGACGCCGGGGCGCCGGGCGCGCGCTGCGTCCAGCTGCCCGCGGTGGGGCCGGGCGGGCCGAGCGGCTCCGAGGACTGCCTGTACCTGAACGTCACCACGCCCCCGCCGGCCCCCGCCACGCGCAAACGCCCCGTCATGGTCTGGTTCCACGGGGGCGGCTTCGTCAACGGCGCCGGTGACCTCTACCGCCCGGACCGGCTGGCCGCGCGGGGCGGCGCCGTGGTCGTCACCGTCAACTACCGGCTGGGCGTCTTCGGCCTCTTCGGGCACCCCTCGCTCGGCGGGGCCCCCGACTTCGCGATCGCCGACCAGCAGGCGGCCCTGCGCTGGGTGCGGTCCAACGCCGCCCGCTTCGGCGGCGATCCCTCCGACGTGACCCTGTTCGGCGAATCGGCGGGCGGCCTCAGCATCTGCGCGCACCTGACCTCGCCCGCCTCGGCCGGCCTGTTCCAGCGGGCGGTCCTGCAGAGCGGCTCCTGCTCGACCACGATGCCGCCCCGCTCGGTCCTGCCCACGCTGGGCCGGTACGAGCCCTTCGTGCCCGAGCGGCGCACCGTCGCGGCCGGGGTCTCGGCGGCGGCCGGCCTGGGCTGCGACCGGCCGGAGCCGGACGCGGTACTGGACTGCCTGCGCGGGAAGGACGCGGCGACGCTCGCGACGCCGGAACTGATGACGGGGTTCTCGCTCGTCTCCTACGGCGACGGCAACCGCGTACTGCCCGAGGAGCCCCGGCGGGCCTTGGAGGGCGGCCGCTTCCACCGGGTGCCGGTGGTCGAGGGCGCCAACCGGGACGAGATGCGGATCTTCCTGGCGCAGAGCCTGACGGCGTTCCCGATCCCCGACGCGGGCGCCTACCGGGCCCGGGTGGAGCAGGCGTTCGGCGCCGGGGCCGTCCCGGCCGTCGAGGCGCGGTACCCGGTGGCGGCGTACCCGACCCCGGCGCTGGCCTTCGCCGCCGCGCTCTCCGACGCCTCGTTCATCTGCCCGGCGCTGCGGGACGGCCGGGCGATGGCCCGGTATACGCCGGTGTACGCGTACCGGTTCAGCGACCGGGACGCGCCGAACTTCACGGGCCTTCCCGAGGTGCCGGGCTTCCCGTACGGCGCCTCGCACGGCCTCGAACTGCCGTACCTGTTCACGATGGACGCCGCTCTGACGGCTCCGCAGCGGGCGCTGTCGCAGCGGATGACGGCCGACTGGACGGCGTTCGCCCGCACGGGGAGGCTTCCGGCGTGGCCGCGGTTCGGCACGGCCGGATCGGTGCTGTCGCTGGCTCCGGGCCCGGGCG
Protein-coding sequences here:
- a CDS encoding mycothiol transferase; this translates as MKATEALADAYGRIHEVVHEVVGGLSAEELNARIDPEANSIAWLVWHLTRVQDDHMADASGLEQVWTEQEWFARFALPLPAEATGYGHTAKQVGTVLVESDELLLGYFDAVHERTTEFVRGLSATDLDRVVDTGWDPPVTLGVRLISILSDDLQHAGQAAYVRGLVQRR
- a CDS encoding carboxylesterase/lipase family protein; this encodes MSPERFARHGSALWCVLLLLAAGAGPASATGAAPDARPVVDTDRGPVRGTSHGDHRTFEGIPYAAPPTGPLRWRLPQPAARWTGVRDAGAPGARCVQLPAVGPGGPSGSEDCLYLNVTTPPPAPATRKRPVMVWFHGGGFVNGAGDLYRPDRLAARGGAVVVTVNYRLGVFGLFGHPSLGGAPDFAIADQQAALRWVRSNAARFGGDPSDVTLFGESAGGLSICAHLTSPASAGLFQRAVLQSGSCSTTMPPRSVLPTLGRYEPFVPERRTVAAGVSAAAGLGCDRPEPDAVLDCLRGKDAATLATPELMTGFSLVSYGDGNRVLPEEPRRALEGGRFHRVPVVEGANRDEMRIFLAQSLTAFPIPDAGAYRARVEQAFGAGAVPAVEARYPVAAYPTPALAFAAALSDASFICPALRDGRAMARYTPVYAYRFSDRDAPNFTGLPEVPGFPYGASHGLELPYLFTMDAALTAPQRALSQRMTADWTAFARTGRLPAWPRFGTAGSVLSLAPGPGGVHAVDGVAEHHCAFWDAQWP
- a CDS encoding DUF6381 family protein, which produces MMSAGESRGRVRQLRDKAQELNTAAERSTDPEERRRLHEKARRLQEQSEKEDKIDDRGMDPM